A window of the Tachysurus fulvidraco isolate hzauxx_2018 chromosome 6, HZAU_PFXX_2.0, whole genome shotgun sequence genome harbors these coding sequences:
- the acp6 gene encoding lysophosphatidic acid phosphatase type 6, with amino-acid sequence MLARVGAMTTAILGSAVFWGQRKNTEPEQANLDLTNTPSSKQSSSQYELKLVQVLFRHGARTPLKSIPDVLEAHWVPELLQVPDHTKIDYVVTDLQGGPRPPSPVEQSYRAKTLAGGTYPGQLTTVGMQQMYDLGLRLRRRYIQDMTFLSPNFNSKEVLIRSTNIVRTIESAKCLVAGLFQQQQTETVPILTEEAKKEILYPNYHGCKLLKMLSGSRWAESSTLPDIASDLRSIQSVLGVKPHQRLDFILIRDDMVAREAHRLPSPAALESWRAKVEQRAIDMIWHIYEPSNSENLQLCVGPVLHTLLTNMEKKVQGNTSDLDRKLFLYSVHDTTLMPCLMALGVFDMRWPPYAADITLELYQHRQNKQHYVKVSYIGQDQKIPGCSDIYCPLREFKQAMSMYALPEERYHTLCNPDTTTSHL; translated from the exons ATGTTGGCTCGCGTGGGTGCCATGACAACAGCGATTCTCGGCTCTGCAGTGTTCTGGGGGCAGCGTAAAAACACTGAGCCTGAACAGGCAAACTTGGATTTGACCAATACTCCTAGTTCTAAACAGTCCTCATCTCAGTATGAGCTGAAACTTGTTCAGGTGTTGTTTAGACATGGTGCAAGAACACCACTGAAATCTATACCAGATGTTTTGGAG GCACACTGGGTTCCTGAGCTTCTGCAGGTTCCAGATCACACCAAGATCGATTATGTAGTTACAGACCTACAGGGAGGCCCAAGACCACCTTCTCCTGTGGAGCAAAGCTACAGAGCTAAAACACTGGCG GGTGGCACATACCCGGGTCAGCTGACCACAGTGGGCATGCAACAGATGTATGATCTCGGACTAAGGCTAAGGAGGAGGTACATTCAGGACATGACCTTCCTTAGCCCAAACTTCAACAGTAAAGAAGTTTT AATCCGGTCAACCAACATCGTCCGCACCATCGAGTCAGCCAAGTGTCTGGTAGCGGGCTTGTTCCAGCAACAACAAACTG aaACTGTCCCCATCCTCACAGAAGAAGCAAAAAAAGAGATCCTATACCCAAACTACCATGGATGCAAACTTCTCAAGATGCTCAGCGG GTCTCGTTGGGCAGAATCATCCACATTGCCTGATATTGCTTCTGATCTACGGAGCATTCAGAGCGTGTTGGGGGTCAAGCCTCATCAACGTCTTGACTTCATCCTCATAAGAGATGACATGGTGGCCAGAGAG GCTCACAGACTACCGTCCCCTGCAGCTCTGGAGAGCTGGAGAGCTAAAGTAGAGCAGAGAGCTATAGATATGATCTGGCACATCTATGAGCCCAGTAACAG TGAGAATCTACAGCTGTGTGTGGGTCCGGTGCTTCACACTCTTCTCACTAACATGGAGAAGAAGGTTCAGGGTAATACCTCAGATTTAGACAG GAAGCTGTTTCTGTACTCTGTACATGATACTACGCTAATGCCGTGCCTGATGGCATTGGGTGTGTTTGATATGAGATGGCCTCCGTATGCTGCTGACATCACACTTGAGCTGTACCAACACCGGCAAAACAAGCAGCATTACGTCAAAGTATCCTACATCGGTCAG GATCAGAAGATCCCTGGCTGTAGTGATATCTACTGTCCTCTGAGAGAGTTTAAGCAGGCTATGTCCATGTACGCACTGCCCGAAGAGAGATACCACACCCTCTGCAACCCAGATACCACTACCTCACACctttga
- the gja5a gene encoding gap junction protein, alpha 5a, with protein sequence MGDWSLLGNFLEEVQEHSTSVGKVWLTILFIFRILVLGTAAESSWGDEQSDFMCDTQQPGCTNVCYDRAFPIAHIRYWVLQIVFVSTPSLIYVGHAMHIVRREEKRRRQEQEEREAVDGGAEPGSGEKEYLEHKDRPSEAPNKIHLKGALLQTYVLSILIRSVMEVTFIVVQYMIYGIFLESLYHCNTLPCPNTVNCYMSRPTEKNVFIVFMLVVAAVSLFLSVLELYYLGWKQCNSCFRKYVERRANNSNIETNSKSSKAVNATMTPNFPSSSQSHLAKNCTPPPDFDQCLASGRGSPSPGNVHHHVHSIHSGYQPFTNRLAHQQNSANLATEQHCQRSHDDLVAGEDFLRMNYDHRPTIVSCGNRPAEVLPSAPSTPMSNSSFFRDKRSFSKTSGSSSSKTRPDLAV encoded by the coding sequence ATGGGGGACTGGAGTCTCCTTGGTAACTTCCTGGAAGAGGTGCAGGAGCACTCCACCTCTGTCGGGAAAGTGTGGCTCACCATCCTTTTTATTTTCCGTATCCTGGTCCTGGGTACAGCAGCCGAGTCTTCTTGGGGTGATGAGCAGTCTGACTTCATGTGTGACACCCAGCAGCCCGGTTGCACAAACGTCTGTTATGATCGTGCCTTCCCCATTGCCCACATCCGTTATTGGGTGCTCCAGATCGTCTTTGTCTCCACACCTTCACTTATCTATGTTGGCCATGCCATGCATATTGTACGTAGGGAAGAGAAACGCCGGCGGCAAGAGCAAGAGGAGCGTGAGGCAGTTGATGGAGGAGCGGAACCAGGAAGTGGTGAAAAGGAGTACCTGGAGCACAAGGATAGGCCTTCTGAAGCACCAAACAAGATTCATCTGAAAGGTGCTCTGCTGCAGACTTATGTATTGAGCATCCTGATTCGATCGGTCATGGAAGTGACCTTCATTGTGGTCCAATATATGATATATGGTATCTTTTTGGAGTCGTTGTACCACTGTAACACTTTACCATGTCCTAACACAGTCAACTGCTACATGTCTCGTCCTACGGAGAAGAACGTATTCATTGTGTTCATGCTGGTCGTGGCAGCCGTCTCTCTATTCCTCAGCGTTTTGGAGCTTTATTACCTTGGCTGGAAGCAGTGCAATAGCTGCTTCCGTAAATATGTTGAAAGACGTGCCAATAACAGCAACATAGAAACCAACAGCAAAAGCAGCAAAGCTGTTAATGCAACTATGACACCCAACTTTCCAAGCAGCTCCCAGTCACATCTTGCCAAGAACTGCACTCCACCTCCAGATTTTGATCAGTGCTTAGCATCAGGAAGAGGATCACCATCACCTGGAAATGTACATCACCATGTTCATTCCATCCATTCTGGCTACCAACCATTCACCAACCGCTTGGCCCACCAGCAGAACTCAGCCAACCTGGCCACTGAGCAGCACTGCCAGCGCAGTCATGATGACCTGGTGGCAGGGGAGGATTTCTTAAGAATGAACTATGACCATCGGCCTACCATTGTATCTTGCGGAAACAGGCCTGCTGAAGTGCTACCCAGTGCTCCTTCCACACCAATGTCCAATAGTAGCTTTTTCAGAGACAAACGTAGCTTTAGTAAGACCAGTGGTTCCAGTAGCAGCAAAACGCGGCCTGACCTAGCAGTGTGA
- the gja8a gene encoding gap junction protein alpha 8 paralog a, whose amino-acid sequence MGDWSLLGNILEEVNEHSTVIGRIWLTVLFIFRILILGTAAEFVWGDEQSDYVCNTKQPGCENVCYDEAFPISHIRLWVLQIIFVSTPSLVYIGHAVHHVHMEEKRKEMENVEIQHQQEINSKQFAVTAGRETVQMTKDTSTDGSKNFRLEGTLLCTYICHIIFKILFEVGFIVGQYFLYGFNILPLYKCSRWPCPNTVDCFVSRPTEKTIFIIFMLVVACVSLLLNIVEIIHLCVKKISYVCCQTASAQVETLAFNERSLPFLLSPAFHKPKGYRQLEEDRKEGEVAHIYPLAEAGVEEEQIYSLSQQVEQKTKKEVVVPTAPPVEESVIYDKKIPAFTEVTKTFLELPTTEEEKFRKEDEVDASILMIPLHVGQGKRSKKECIEETQPIGDMKQRDVQQTIGDLVRNDKVTEHQMDVEIKTGQSGSEDFEVIVEDPEKANGLGVLGQVRENVEDVGELPENAETVVEVPENVLEDFEVVVEDPEKANGLGVLGQVRDNVEDIGELPENTETVVEVPENVGESLDISEKVKEVVRVPENFEAVVEVPEIFEDNVDILENIDKVVGVPENVETVVKEPENVEENVDVPENIEEYVEEPENVETVVKEPENIEENVDVPENIEEYVEAPENVETVVKEPENIEENVFVPQHIEKVVEVPEYVEEVVEVPEKVEKVVGVPEYVKEVVEVPEKVEKVVGVPKNFDEVVEEPENFEDNVDIPQNIEEVVEIPENVEEVVEVPENIEEVVELPKNAEDVVKVVENFEPELPKKVEEVVTKKFKKVVKTPENNDLGSEIPENVYEFVHVQENIKKLVEDLENPEKFVDVPEKIEDLVNIHENIIKLVEDPENTEMSVEFVELQTEYLVSKELTNTDELTDDSQSFSLEEEKSVDHSRKEKPLEVILSVWEEDVSREIKRSDIPEGAEETLNLELSAEGPKIENSSKVESIEDGVSTKEVVDFADAVDTGNLFKMGNPEEVKSPEVQDIGENTGDTGIVESLELEVRLPEMQMLKDTISVPSLIPLELGATGTVEDASAVSGLRTGSSRARSDDLTI is encoded by the coding sequence ATGGGAGACTGGAGCTTGTTAGGAAATATTTTGGAAGAAGTGAATGAACATTCAACTGTAATTGGCCGTATTTGGCTCACGGTGCTGTTCATATTCCGCATACTTATCCTCGGAACGGCAGCAGAGTTTGTATGGGGTGATGAGCAGTCCGATTATGTGTGTAACACAAAACAGCCTGGATGCGAGAATGTATGTTATGATGAGGCGTTCCCTATCTCCCATATTCGCCTATGGGTGCTGCAGATTATATTTGTATCTACGCCCTCATTGGTTTACATAGGTCATGCGGTTCACCATGTCCACATGGAAGAAAAACGGAAAGAGATGGAGAATGTAGAGATTCAACACCAGCAAGaaataaacagcaaacagtttGCTGTCACGGCAGGTCGAGAAACTGTTCAAATGACTAAAGACACTAGCACTGATGGAAGTAAAAACTTTCGTCTGGAAGGCACTCTACTCTGCACTTATATATGCCATATCATCTTCAAAATTCTGTTTGAGGTGGGATTTATTGTGGGTCAGTATTTTCTATATGGCTTCAACATCCTTCCACTGTACAAGTGTAGCCGCTGGCCCTGCCCTAACACGGTGGACTGTTTTGTCTCGCGACCAACTGAGAAaaccatcttcatcatctttatGCTAGTTGTTGCTTGTGTCTCACTCCTCCTGAACATTGTGGAGATTATCCACCTATGTGTGAAAAAGATTTCATATGTCTGCTGTCAGACAGCTTCAGCCCAGGTTGAGACTCTTGCCTTTAATGAAAGAAGCTTACCATTCCTCCTTAGTCCTGCCTTTCATAAGCCAAAAGGTTACAGGCAACTTGAAGAGGATAGAAAAGAGGGGGAAGTTGCACACATCTACCCACTAGCTGAAGCAGGGGTAGAGGAAGAGCAGATTTATTCTCTATCTCAGCAGGTGGAGCAGAAGACCAAAAAGGAGGTAGTCGTCCCTACAGCGCCCCCTGTGGAGGAGTCAGTGATTTATGATAAGAAAATCCCAGCTTTTACTGAAGTCACCAAGACTTTTCTTGAGCTACCAACAACCGAAGAGGAGAAGTTTAGAAAAGAGGATGAGGTGGACGCTTCTATACTTATGATTCCCTTGCATGTGGGACAGGGAAAGCGGTCAAAAAAAGAATGCATTGAGGAGACACAGCCAATTGGTGATATGAAACAAAGAGATGTACAGCAAACTATAGGAGACCTAGTTAGAAATGACAAAGTGACAGAACACCAAATGGATGTCGAGATTAAGACAGGACAGAGTGGATCAGAAGATTTTGAAGTAATTGTGGAAGATCCAGAAAAGGCTAATGGATTGGGAGTACTTGGGCAAGTAAGAGAAAATGTTGAGGATGTTGGAGAACTACCAGAAAATGCTGAAACAGTTGTAGAAGTTCCAGAAAATGTTCTAGAAGATTTTGAGGTAGTTGTGGAAGATCCAGAAAAGGCTAATGGATTGGGAGTACTTGGGCAAGTAAGAGATAATGTTGAGGATATTGGAGAACTACCAGAAAATACTGAAACAGTTGTAGAAGTTCCAGAAAATGTTGGGGAGAGTTTAGATATATCAGAAAAAGTTAAAGAGGTTGTTCGAGTACCAGAAAATTTTGAAGCAGTGGTAGAAGTACCAGAAATTTTTGAGGACAACGTAGatatattagaaaatattgATAAGGTTGTGGGAGTACCAGAAAATGTTGAAACAGTTGTAAAAGAACCAGAAAATGTTGAGGAGAATGTAGATGTTCCAGAAAATATTGAGGAGTATGTGGAAGAACCAGAAAATGTTGAAACAGTTGTAAAAGAACCAGAAAATATTGAGGAGAATGTAGATGTTCCAGAAAATATTGAGGAGTATGTGGAAGCACCAGAAAATGTTGAAACAGTTGTTAAAGAACCAGAAAATATTGAGGAGAATGTATTTGTACCACAACATATTGAGAAGGTTGTGGAAGTACCAGAATATGTTGAGGAGGTTGTAGAAGTACCAGAAAAAGTTGAGAAGGTTGTGGGAGTACCAGAATATGTTAAGGAGGTTGTAGAAGTACCAGAAAAAGTTGAGAAGGTTGTGGGAGTACCAAAAAATTTTGATGAAGTTGTAGAAGAACCAGAAAATTTTGAGGACAATGTAGATATACCACAAAATATTGAGGAGGTTGTGGAAATACCAGAAAATGTTGAGGAGGTTGTGGAAGTACCAGAAAATATTGAGGAGGTTGTAGAACTCCCCAAAAATGCTGAAGATGTTGTCAAAGTAGTAGAAAATTTTGAACCGGAACTCCCAAAAAAAGTTGAAGAGGTtgtaacaaaaaaattcaagaagGTTGTAAAAACACCAGAAAATAATGACCTGGGTTCAGAAATTCCAGAAAATGTTTATGAGTTTGTTCATGTTCAAGAAAACATTAAGAAGCTTGTAGAAGATCTTGAAAATCCTGAAAAGTTTGTAGATGTTCCAGAAAAGATTGAGGACCTTGTTAATATTCATGAAAACATTATAAAGCTTGTAGAAGATCctgaaaatacagaaatgtcTGTGGAGTTTGTGGAATTACAAACGGAATATCTAGTAAGTAAAGAGCTGACAAACACAGATGAGCTTACAGATGATTCTCAGAGCTTCTCTTTAGAAGAAGAGAAATCTGTAGATCACTCAAGGAAGGAGAAACCTTTAGAGGTGATTCTATCTGTATGGGAGGAGGATGTATCTAGGGAAATCAAGAGGTCAGACATACCCGAGGGTGCAGAAGAGACACTCAATTTAGAGTTAAGTGCAGAGGGACCCAAAATAGAAAATTCATCTAAGGTGGAGTCAATAGAGGATGGAGTCAGTACAAAGGAAGTAGTAGATTTCGCTGATGCTGTGGACACAGGCAATTTATTCAAGATGGGCAATCCAGAGGAGGTTAAAAGCCCAGAAGTCCAAGACATTGGAGAGAACACTGGCGATACTGGAATAGTGGAGAGTTTAGAATTGGAGGTTAGATTGCCAGAAATGCAGATGCTTAAAGACACAATTTCAGTCCCTAGTCTTATACCTCTGGAATTGGGAGCAACGGGGACAGTGGAAGACGCAAGTGCAGTGAGCGGTCTTAGAACAGGGAGTAGCAGAGCGAGGTCAGATGATCTTACAATATAA